A DNA window from Archocentrus centrarchus isolate MPI-CPG fArcCen1 chromosome 15, fArcCen1, whole genome shotgun sequence contains the following coding sequences:
- the eef1akmt2 gene encoding LOW QUALITY PROTEIN: EEF1A lysine methyltransferase 2 (The sequence of the model RefSeq protein was modified relative to this genomic sequence to represent the inferred CDS: inserted 2 bases in 1 codon), producing the protein MGTVGGVLTVNPSMEDAGESTRGCGNISDSEEDRCSENDFGTSKLGTKEYWDDAYQKELDTFKDIGDVGEIWFGEESMSRVLRWMGKAKIPESAAILDIGTGNGAFLVELAKNGYKNLTGIDYSAASVELARSVLQAEDLTDVTVKEMDFLRCQEELKGFDVCIDKGTFDAISLNPDNTNEGKRLYVQALKDVLKDKXEQLRDRFSEGFEFVQELPTPTFQFGGKTGSSVAALIFKRVH; encoded by the exons ATGGGAACTGTAGGAGGCGTCCTGACAGTCAACCCAAGCATGGAAGACGCCGGAGAGAGCACGCGTGGTTGTGGAAATATCTCCGATTCAGAGGAAGACCGATGCTCAGAAAATGATTTTGGGACGTCCAAACTCGGAACGAAAGAATA CTGGGATGATGCGTATCAAAAAGAGCTTGACACATTCAAAGACATTGGAGATGTTGGCGAGATATG GTTTGGTGAGGAAAGCATGAGCCGTGTGCTGCGATGGATGGGTAAAGCAAAGATCCCAGAAAGTGCTGCCATTCTTGATATTGGCACTGGAAATGGAGCTTTCTTAGTTGAATTG gcTAAAAACGGATACAAGAATCTGACGGGTATAGATTATTCTGCAGCATCTGTAGAATTGGCGAGAAGTGTTCTTCAGGCAGAAGACCTGACGGATGTCACTGTAAAG gAGATGGACTTCTTAAGATGTCAAGAGGAGTTAAAAGGTTTCGACGTCTGCATCGACAAAGGAACATTTGATGCAATAAGCTTAAACCCAGACAacaccaatgagggcaaaagaCTGTATGTCCAAGCCCTGAAAGATGTTCTTAAAGATAA AGAGCAACTGCGTGACAGATTCAGCGAAG GATTTGAGTTTGTACAAGAGTTGCCTACACCCACGTTCCAATTTGGAGGCAAGACAGGCAGCAGTGTGGCAGCACTCATCTTCAAAAGAGTACATTGA